A genomic window from Flavobacterium johnsoniae includes:
- a CDS encoding YbaB/EbfC family nucleoid-associated protein yields the protein MDLMGMMGKLKETQQKIEDTKKRLDTVLIDEQSADGLLKVTITASRKIKSLSIDDSLLEDKEQLEDYLIVTLNKAIEKATNVNERELDAVARMDMPSIPGMDNLFK from the coding sequence ATGGATTTAATGGGAATGATGGGCAAACTTAAAGAAACCCAACAAAAAATTGAAGATACTAAAAAGCGTTTAGATACTGTTTTAATTGATGAACAAAGCGCTGACGGATTATTAAAAGTTACTATTACTGCAAGCAGAAAAATAAAATCACTTTCTATTGATGATTCTTTATTAGAAGATAAAGAACAACTAGAAGATTACCTGATTGTAACTTTAAACAAAGCAATTGAAAAAGCTACAAATGTAAACGAAAGAGAATTAGACGCTGTTGCCAGAATGGATATGCCTTCTATTCCTGGAATGGATAATCTTTTTAAATAA
- a CDS encoding S9 family peptidase: MKKLILFCWLYAIFASSYLKINAQSMQNDISAPKAKIIPKTLKKHKESRVDNYFWLNDRENSEVIDYLNQENAYYENMTAHTKDLKDNLFEEMKGRIKEDDSSVPYFYNGYFYITRFETGQDYPIFARKKGSLSAEEEILFNCNEMAKGHAYFKLGGLSISPDNKFASFGVDIVGRRIYTIQVKNLETGEILADKVENVTGASVWANDNNTIFYVRQDETTLRADKVFRHQLNTASDKDVLVYDEVDDTFNVSISKEKSRKYIVIGSGSTLTTEYRILNSNDPDGEFVVFQPRVRGLEYSISHYEDSFYILTNKDKATNFKLMKTPENKTGKKNWVDLIPHREDVLLEDIEIFKNYLVVEERSNGLNHIRIMPWNGESDYYLPFGSETYNAYTTTNVDFDTDILRYSYQSLATPSSIIDFNMKTKTKEILKEQQVLGGKFDKENYVEERVWATARDGVKVPISMIYRKGLEKNGKNPLLLYAYGSYGITMDTYFSSTRLSLLDRGFIYAIAHIRGGEDLGRQWYEDGKLLKKKNTFTDFIDCSKFVIDQKYTSPEHLYAEGGSAGGLLMGVIVNEAPKLYNGVIAQVPFVDVITTMLDDSIPLTTGEYDEWGNPNNKKYYDYMLSYSPYDNVKAQEYPNMYVSTGLHDSQVQYWEPAKWVAKLRDLKTNDKLLFLDTNMDAGHGGASGRFEALKDLAKEFSFLLDLEKIKS; this comes from the coding sequence ATGAAAAAATTAATTTTGTTCTGTTGGCTTTATGCTATTTTTGCGTCTTCATATTTAAAAATTAATGCTCAATCAATGCAAAATGATATATCGGCTCCAAAGGCTAAAATAATTCCAAAAACACTAAAAAAACATAAAGAATCCAGAGTTGACAACTATTTCTGGCTGAATGACAGAGAAAATTCAGAAGTAATAGATTATCTAAATCAAGAGAATGCTTATTATGAGAATATGACTGCTCATACTAAGGATTTAAAAGATAATCTGTTTGAAGAAATGAAAGGGAGAATAAAAGAAGACGATTCTTCGGTTCCTTACTTTTATAATGGATATTTTTATATTACACGTTTTGAAACAGGTCAGGATTACCCAATTTTCGCCAGAAAAAAAGGAAGCCTTTCTGCCGAAGAAGAAATTCTTTTCAATTGTAATGAAATGGCAAAAGGACATGCTTATTTCAAATTAGGAGGTTTGAGTATCAGTCCTGATAATAAATTTGCCAGTTTTGGAGTAGATATTGTTGGTAGAAGAATCTATACTATTCAAGTTAAGAATTTAGAAACCGGCGAAATTTTAGCAGATAAAGTAGAAAATGTTACAGGAGCATCTGTTTGGGCAAATGATAACAATACTATTTTTTATGTTAGACAAGATGAAACGACGCTAAGAGCAGACAAAGTTTTTAGGCATCAATTAAATACAGCTTCAGATAAAGATGTTTTGGTTTATGATGAAGTTGATGATACTTTTAATGTTTCAATCAGTAAAGAAAAATCAAGAAAATACATCGTTATTGGTTCTGGAAGCACATTGACGACAGAATATAGAATTTTGAATTCTAATGATCCAGACGGAGAATTTGTTGTTTTTCAGCCACGTGTACGCGGGTTAGAATACAGTATTTCGCATTACGAAGATTCGTTTTATATTTTAACTAATAAAGATAAAGCGACGAATTTCAAGTTAATGAAAACGCCTGAAAACAAAACAGGAAAGAAAAACTGGGTAGATCTTATTCCGCACAGAGAAGATGTTTTGTTGGAAGATATCGAAATCTTTAAAAATTATTTAGTTGTAGAAGAGCGTTCGAATGGATTAAACCACATTCGAATCATGCCTTGGAACGGTGAATCGGATTATTATCTTCCTTTTGGCAGTGAAACCTACAATGCTTACACAACAACAAACGTAGATTTTGACACCGATATTTTGCGTTATAGTTATCAATCATTGGCAACGCCGTCTTCTATAATTGATTTTAATATGAAGACTAAAACCAAAGAAATCTTAAAAGAACAACAGGTTTTAGGCGGAAAATTTGATAAAGAGAATTATGTAGAAGAACGAGTTTGGGCAACGGCAAGAGACGGCGTAAAAGTGCCAATTTCGATGATTTATAGAAAAGGATTAGAGAAAAATGGTAAAAATCCGTTATTGCTTTATGCTTATGGTTCGTACGGAATTACGATGGATACTTATTTTTCTTCAACAAGATTATCGCTTCTTGATCGCGGATTTATTTATGCAATCGCGCATATTAGAGGAGGAGAAGATCTAGGGAGACAATGGTATGAAGATGGAAAACTGTTAAAAAAGAAAAATACCTTTACAGATTTCATCGATTGCTCTAAATTTGTAATAGACCAAAAGTATACTTCTCCAGAGCATTTATATGCGGAGGGAGGATCTGCAGGCGGACTTTTAATGGGAGTTATTGTTAATGAAGCTCCAAAGTTATATAATGGAGTCATCGCTCAGGTGCCTTTTGTAGACGTAATTACCACAATGCTGGATGACAGCATTCCGCTTACAACTGGAGAGTATGACGAATGGGGGAACCCAAATAACAAAAAATATTACGATTATATGTTATCGTATTCACCTTACGATAATGTAAAAGCGCAGGAATATCCTAACATGTACGTGTCTACCGGATTGCATGATTCGCAGGTACAGTATTGGGAGCCAGCTAAGTGGGTTGCAAAATTGAGAGATTTGAAAACAAATGATAAACTTTTGTTTTTAGATACCAACATGGATGCAGGACACGGCGGGGCTTCGGGACGTTTTGAGGCTTTGAAAGACTTAGCAAAAGAATTTAGTTTTTTGTTAGATTTAGAAAAAATTAAAAGCTAA
- a CDS encoding PLP-dependent cysteine synthase family protein: MKEEITAYNNVLELIGNTPLIKLNKITEELEGNFYAKVEAFNPGHSSKDRIALYIIEEAEKRGILSPGDTIIETTSGNTGFSLAMVSIIKGYNCILAVSSKSSKDKIDMLRSLGAKVYVCPAHVSADDERSYYNVAKRLHEETKGSVYINQYFNQLNIDAHYNTTGPEIWEQTKGQITHLIACSGTGGTISGTAKFLKEKNPNIRILGVDAFGSVLKKYHETKEFDSKEIYPYRIEGLGKNLIPSATDFDIIDKFMKVTDEESAHSAREITRKEGLFVGYTSGAVMQAIKQYAEEGEFTKESNIIAIFPDHGSRYMSKVFSDDWMNEQGFFDSVNEEEAQKIEFVK, translated from the coding sequence ATGAAAGAAGAAATAACCGCTTATAATAATGTTTTAGAGTTAATAGGTAACACCCCGCTTATTAAACTAAATAAAATCACCGAAGAGTTAGAAGGGAATTTCTACGCAAAGGTAGAAGCTTTCAATCCAGGTCATTCCTCAAAAGATAGAATAGCATTGTATATTATTGAAGAAGCCGAGAAACGAGGAATTCTTTCGCCAGGAGATACCATTATTGAGACAACATCTGGAAATACAGGATTTAGTTTAGCAATGGTAAGCATTATTAAAGGTTACAATTGTATTTTAGCAGTAAGTTCAAAATCATCAAAAGATAAAATTGACATGCTAAGAAGTTTAGGAGCTAAAGTGTATGTATGTCCAGCTCACGTTTCTGCAGATGATGAAAGATCATACTATAATGTAGCAAAACGTTTACACGAAGAAACAAAAGGGTCAGTTTATATTAATCAATATTTTAACCAATTAAATATTGATGCTCACTACAACACTACCGGTCCAGAAATTTGGGAACAAACAAAAGGACAGATCACGCACTTAATTGCTTGCAGCGGAACAGGAGGAACTATCTCTGGAACTGCAAAATTCTTAAAAGAAAAAAATCCAAATATTAGAATTCTAGGAGTTGATGCTTTTGGATCTGTATTGAAAAAATACCACGAAACAAAAGAATTTGACAGCAAAGAAATTTACCCTTATCGTATTGAAGGTTTAGGTAAAAACTTAATCCCGTCAGCTACAGATTTTGATATTATTGATAAATTCATGAAAGTAACCGACGAAGAAAGTGCTCACTCAGCAAGAGAGATTACTCGTAAAGAAGGTTTATTTGTTGGATATACTTCTGGAGCAGTAATGCAAGCTATTAAACAATATGCTGAAGAAGGTGAGTTTACAAAAGAAAGTAACATTATTGCAATTTTTCCTGATCACGGTTCTCGTTACATGAGTAAAGTCTTTAGTGATGACTGGATGAACGAACAAGGTTTCTTTGATAGTGTTAACGAAGAAGAAGCTCAAAAAATCGAATTTGTAAAGTAA
- a CDS encoding LamG-like jellyroll fold domain-containing protein — protein sequence MKKLLLTLLFVCYLNVNAQTPIQEFNFNGTLNNTANTISFMGTDNFVTDRSGNVKGAQRLNNRALEAVIDNVPQGRAARTISIWVKFNDIANANYIWGYGNAYNAQYCGLLQQGTSSSNSDLSLAAWGASNDVIVSTPLEKYVWYNYTITYEGVTSKIYRDGKLLKYLEGMTRSTNGNVFRLGEINTTIGINADVDDLKIYDFAMTPDQIKDLYEKEKPVLSTAVTQVDQTKATVVKGKIVKPANGTIITSSDVNTTKSVEVYSQGQKLVGGNTMNINDLPEGTYLLKISSSPSKKITSK from the coding sequence ATGAAAAAATTACTACTTACACTATTGTTTGTATGTTATTTGAATGTTAATGCGCAAACACCGATTCAAGAATTTAACTTTAATGGTACTTTAAACAATACCGCAAACACGATCTCATTTATGGGGACCGATAATTTCGTGACGGATAGGTCAGGAAATGTAAAAGGTGCTCAAAGACTAAATAATAGAGCCTTAGAAGCTGTAATTGATAACGTTCCTCAAGGAAGAGCAGCAAGAACAATTAGTATCTGGGTTAAATTTAATGATATTGCTAATGCCAATTATATTTGGGGTTATGGAAATGCTTATAATGCGCAATATTGCGGTTTATTGCAGCAAGGAACCTCTTCTTCTAACTCAGATTTGAGTTTAGCAGCGTGGGGAGCTTCTAATGATGTTATTGTTTCTACACCTCTTGAAAAATATGTTTGGTACAATTATACGATTACATATGAAGGTGTTACTTCGAAAATATATCGTGACGGAAAATTGTTAAAGTATCTTGAGGGAATGACTAGATCTACAAATGGTAACGTTTTTAGGTTAGGCGAAATTAATACGACAATAGGAATTAATGCAGATGTAGACGATTTGAAAATTTATGATTTTGCAATGACTCCAGATCAGATTAAAGATTTGTATGAGAAAGAAAAACCTGTTCTTTCGACAGCTGTAACACAAGTTGATCAAACAAAAGCTACTGTTGTAAAAGGGAAAATTGTTAAACCAGCAAATGGAACAATTATAACTTCGAGTGATGTTAACACAACAAAAAGTGTTGAGGTGTATTCTCAAGGACAAAAATTAGTTGGAGGAAATACAATGAATATAAATGATCTTCCTGAAGGGACATATTTGCTTAAAATAAGCAGTAGTCCTTCTAAAAAAATTACATCCAAATAA
- a CDS encoding LamG-like jellyroll fold domain-containing protein, protein MKKILLTLMFVSFLNSNAQNPVQEFNFNGNLNSADNSISFLGTPVFVNDRNGIAKGALRLTNKALQAVVGELPQANKPKTISVWVKFNTVNAANYIFNYGAPVNGQYFALIQQPATSGLSDLSLVGWGDANNLVVSVPLVKETWYMYSVTYDGNVSKIYRNGELLKTVEGIQRSAKGYILSLGKLNTATSINADIDDLKLYSVAMTDEQVLEAYNSSKPTIVAPQTTQVANTSKKAVAPSVKVQQAPVVASSIETNKAKNIEVYSEGKRILETNTINIGDLPDGTYLIKISNSAPKK, encoded by the coding sequence ATGAAAAAAATATTACTCACGTTAATGTTTGTAAGTTTTTTAAATTCAAATGCACAAAACCCTGTACAGGAATTTAATTTCAATGGAAATTTAAATAGTGCTGATAATTCAATTTCCTTTTTAGGAACTCCTGTTTTTGTAAATGATCGAAACGGAATTGCAAAAGGAGCTTTGAGATTGACCAATAAAGCTCTTCAGGCTGTTGTAGGAGAACTTCCGCAGGCAAATAAGCCAAAAACAATTTCTGTTTGGGTAAAATTCAATACCGTAAATGCTGCTAATTATATATTTAATTACGGAGCACCTGTAAATGGACAGTATTTTGCATTAATACAGCAACCTGCAACTTCAGGTCTATCTGATTTGAGTCTCGTTGGTTGGGGAGATGCAAATAATCTCGTGGTTTCTGTTCCTCTTGTAAAAGAAACATGGTACATGTACAGCGTTACTTATGACGGAAATGTTTCAAAAATTTACCGTAATGGTGAATTATTAAAAACTGTAGAAGGAATTCAACGTTCGGCAAAAGGTTATATTCTAAGTCTTGGAAAATTAAATACGGCGACTAGTATTAACGCAGATATTGATGATCTAAAGTTATACAGCGTAGCAATGACAGATGAACAAGTTTTAGAAGCTTACAATAGTTCTAAACCAACTATTGTCGCTCCACAAACAACTCAAGTTGCTAATACGTCAAAAAAGGCCGTTGCGCCTTCGGTAAAGGTACAGCAAGCTCCTGTTGTTGCTTCTTCTATAGAAACTAATAAAGCTAAAAATATTGAAGTTTATTCTGAAGGAAAAAGAATATTAGAAACAAATACAATTAATATTGGTGATTTACCAGACGGAACATATCTGATTAAAATATCAAATTCGGCTCCTAAAAAATAA
- a CDS encoding YebC/PmpR family DNA-binding transcriptional regulator: MGRAFEFRKGRKMKRWSAMAKTFTRIGKDIVMAVKEGGPNPDANSRLRAVIQNAKAANMPKDNVERAIKNASNKDTANYKEILFEGYAPHGIAILIETASDNNNRTVANIRSYFNKCNGTMGTQGSVEFMFDHTCNFRIANNGLDAEELELELIDFGAEEVFEDEDGILIYAPFGSFGAIQKELENRGLEILSSGFERIPQITKELTEAQIADVEKLIEKIEEDDDVMNVYHTMQES, encoded by the coding sequence ATGGGAAGAGCGTTCGAATTTAGAAAAGGAAGAAAAATGAAACGTTGGTCTGCAATGGCCAAAACATTTACCAGAATCGGTAAAGATATCGTTATGGCTGTTAAAGAAGGCGGTCCAAACCCAGACGCCAATTCTAGATTAAGAGCTGTAATACAAAATGCGAAAGCTGCCAACATGCCAAAAGACAATGTGGAGCGCGCAATTAAAAATGCAAGTAATAAAGATACTGCCAACTATAAAGAGATTTTGTTTGAAGGATACGCTCCTCACGGAATCGCTATCTTAATTGAAACAGCATCTGACAATAATAACAGAACTGTAGCTAATATTCGCAGTTATTTCAACAAATGCAACGGAACAATGGGAACTCAAGGTTCTGTTGAATTTATGTTTGATCATACTTGTAACTTTAGAATTGCAAACAACGGACTTGACGCTGAAGAATTAGAATTAGAATTAATTGATTTTGGTGCAGAAGAAGTTTTTGAAGATGAAGACGGAATTTTAATCTACGCTCCTTTTGGAAGTTTTGGTGCTATACAGAAAGAATTAGAAAACAGAGGTTTAGAAATTTTATCTTCTGGTTTTGAACGTATTCCACAAATCACAAAAGAATTAACTGAAGCTCAAATAGCTGACGTTGAAAAATTAATCGAAAAAATAGAAGAAGATGATGACGTAATGAACGTTTATCATACTATGCAAGAATCATAA
- a CDS encoding carboxy terminal-processing peptidase: MKKVSLLLFLLTSTFIFGQNSAETCEILNKINALVQAEHFRPKPVDDSLSVFVFDNLINELDPSRNIFLKSEYDEMAKKYRYNLDDLILKNDCSFLSEIKTTYTNGLLRTKKVLEKIQTLPIDYEKKDTIRFYKKSFAFYLKKEDIEKVWIKKLRYQILDDIAEMSDNLDSLKTNFKSIEAVSKNKIVTNEICRFSTLLESNTKQEEKLYNFFCTYFDPHTAYFSDDSKNSFMASLSKEHLSLGMTVNLNEKNEIIIDEVDPKGPAYQTGQVKKGDQIISISNQKETLQVSCASLESISTMILSETNKHITLTLKRNSGKSFDVYIEKQVMKDEENSVFSFMIGKESKVGYIKIPSFYADLDGNSQKGCADDVAHEVIKLVRDNMKGLVIDLIDNGGGSMEEAIKLAGMFVDSGPISIVVDNKKDKAVINDPIKGVIYRGPIVVLVNSNTASASEFFASTMQDYNRALLLGSNTLGKATMQTILPLEEDKSTDFLKITINKFYRITGKSHQYVGVTPDVVLPEFYEDIYQKEGDFPTAMKNDSIEPFLKYRTYVKRNMIDKIAKNSSARLADNYFFNNIKKVNLKIDQLINTPKSELPMTLDAIFKQKKTFDALWTEINTFNDENNPLDIYNSSINQFLLGAYPTDKTINQYQMDNLKKNPYLNEAVNIINEFNSGAK, encoded by the coding sequence ATGAAAAAGGTTTCACTACTCCTATTTTTGCTGACATCAACTTTCATTTTTGGTCAGAACAGTGCAGAAACTTGTGAAATATTAAACAAAATAAATGCCCTTGTTCAAGCGGAACATTTTAGACCAAAACCTGTTGACGACAGCTTATCGGTTTTCGTTTTTGATAATCTCATTAACGAATTAGATCCTTCGCGTAACATTTTTTTGAAAAGTGAATATGACGAAATGGCCAAAAAATATCGCTATAATTTAGATGATTTAATTCTAAAAAACGATTGCAGTTTTCTTAGCGAAATCAAAACTACTTATACAAATGGTCTTTTGCGGACTAAAAAAGTATTAGAAAAAATTCAGACTTTACCGATTGATTACGAAAAAAAAGACACGATACGTTTTTACAAAAAGTCTTTTGCTTTTTACCTTAAAAAAGAAGACATAGAAAAAGTCTGGATTAAAAAATTACGTTATCAGATTTTAGATGATATCGCCGAAATGAGCGACAATTTAGATTCTTTAAAAACCAATTTTAAATCTATTGAAGCTGTTTCAAAAAATAAGATTGTAACCAACGAAATATGTCGTTTTAGCACTTTATTAGAAAGCAATACAAAACAGGAAGAAAAATTATATAATTTCTTCTGCACATATTTTGACCCGCATACTGCTTATTTTAGCGATGATTCTAAAAACAGTTTTATGGCTTCTTTGTCTAAAGAACATTTATCGCTCGGAATGACCGTTAACTTGAATGAAAAAAACGAAATTATTATTGATGAAGTTGATCCTAAAGGTCCGGCTTATCAAACTGGACAGGTAAAAAAAGGAGATCAAATTATTTCTATTTCCAATCAAAAAGAAACTTTACAAGTTTCGTGCGCCTCATTAGAATCAATTTCAACTATGATTTTATCTGAAACTAACAAGCATATTACGCTGACTTTGAAACGAAATTCAGGTAAAAGTTTTGATGTTTACATTGAAAAACAGGTAATGAAAGACGAAGAAAATTCGGTTTTCAGTTTCATGATTGGCAAGGAAAGTAAAGTTGGATATATCAAAATTCCAAGTTTTTATGCCGACTTAGACGGAAATAGTCAAAAAGGCTGCGCTGATGATGTTGCTCATGAAGTGATAAAATTAGTAAGAGATAATATGAAAGGTCTTGTTATTGACCTAATTGATAATGGCGGAGGCTCGATGGAAGAAGCGATAAAATTAGCCGGAATGTTTGTAGATTCTGGACCGATTTCTATCGTGGTTGATAATAAGAAAGACAAAGCTGTAATTAACGACCCTATAAAAGGCGTTATTTACAGAGGCCCGATTGTTGTTTTAGTGAATAGCAACACGGCTTCGGCGAGCGAGTTTTTTGCATCAACTATGCAAGATTACAATCGCGCTTTATTATTAGGAAGCAATACGCTCGGAAAAGCAACTATGCAGACTATTCTTCCGCTTGAAGAAGACAAGAGTACAGATTTCTTAAAAATTACAATCAATAAATTTTACAGAATTACAGGAAAAAGCCATCAATATGTTGGCGTAACACCAGATGTTGTTCTTCCAGAATTTTATGAAGATATTTATCAGAAAGAAGGCGATTTTCCAACAGCTATGAAAAATGACAGCATTGAGCCTTTTTTGAAGTATAGAACATACGTAAAACGCAATATGATTGATAAAATCGCTAAAAATAGTTCTGCAAGACTTGCTGACAATTATTTCTTTAATAATATCAAGAAAGTTAATCTTAAAATAGATCAGCTTATAAATACTCCAAAATCAGAACTTCCGATGACCTTGGATGCTATTTTTAAACAGAAAAAGACTTTTGATGCTCTTTGGACAGAGATTAACACGTTTAATGATGAAAACAATCCGTTAGATATTTACAATTCCAGCATTAATCAGTTTTTATTAGGAGCTTATCCAACAGACAAAACAATTAATCAGTATCAAATGGACAATCTTAAAAAGAATCCTTATCTCAATGAAGCTGTAAATATTATCAATGAATTTAACAGCGGGGCTAAATAG